A window of Campylobacter ureolyticus contains these coding sequences:
- a CDS encoding RecB-like helicase, with protein sequence MSDFKTYEALSASAGSGKTFALSIRYLVLIFKGVMPNKILALTFTRKAAAEMENRIIETFLGLKKYSPNTPSKERKFEAEKEELLNILNLSEDELIKKRDDLKERLLNSDIKISTFDSFFSTILKSFALNFGINPNYEIENNDASLRQIIDKEFIKKIAKNQIFLDEISSFIVNTKSSSYDFLNSLNELSSEIGKVKIDGLDTANENLENLKENINKKIDDFKHIKSQIKKYCDDIINNASPKGSTKTALKEHNSTINQAQNLKNQINKPIYEVVKNDLIRRETLNYRTYSKIYTEHLGVLWDDLRKSLKEFLNELEKYKITVFFKILNLYLQVKDDINVRLNKLSFNDLSTKIYELISQKDILNMIYFRLDARVEHILIDEFQDTNVMQYQILFPLIEEIVSGLGQSGIGSFFYVGDIKQSIYRFRGGKKELFEKLMSDFKQIKKSELDRNYRSEKALVKFVNSIFKKPFDEVLGYKDQIPSKSYNKEERKNIKILKPENFDIFDVENDDYGYIKVLSSDDVLESAVSEVKNLLNKGVKEENIAILCWKNDNIDTLKSLLKQEKIEANGIGNQNLFSIPKIRAILEYAKFCITNEEIYKFNTEELLGIEVKKLNLNLQKSTTQNILYLLKKLGINADNANILHFIEESKNYENIIEFAFNKDEKNISSSDSFGVNLLTVFKSKGLQFNHVILCDKFQKDRNDISNFIKEYDVENSKWQIKYRVKNREYLDEDYKNFIQKSKNLDKEEDLNKLYVAFTRAKNSFILIKSNNSNSYFGDNKLLDIKDFEFGEVMDYELDKNKDAKKEEKSINLVKIKPQKVVAIKKETIPNIHSVKFGLAFHYALEMSDFNIKNLDIALTKSKNKFAKYLKENDFEDIKNRLKKLFLEKNFINIVKDAEILKEQPFKTRGEIKQIDLLAIKNSEIYIVDYKSAVGFEEENKIQVLEYKEIVSNFYKNKNVKAFIFYILKDKISLLEV encoded by the coding sequence ATGAGTGATTTTAAAACATACGAAGCACTTAGTGCAAGCGCTGGAAGCGGAAAAACATTTGCTTTAAGTATAAGGTATTTAGTTTTGATTTTTAAAGGTGTTATGCCAAATAAAATTCTAGCCCTAACCTTTACAAGAAAAGCTGCAGCCGAGATGGAAAATAGGATAATAGAGACATTTTTAGGCTTAAAAAAATATAGTCCAAATACTCCAAGCAAAGAGCGAAAATTTGAAGCTGAAAAAGAGGAGCTTTTAAATATATTAAATCTAAGCGAAGATGAGCTTATAAAAAAAAGAGATGATTTAAAAGAAAGACTTTTAAACTCAGATATTAAAATTTCAACATTTGATTCATTTTTTTCAACTATTTTAAAATCGTTTGCTCTAAATTTTGGTATAAATCCAAACTATGAGATAGAAAACAATGATGCTAGTTTAAGGCAGATTATAGATAAAGAGTTTATAAAAAAAATCGCAAAAAACCAAATTTTTCTTGATGAAATAAGTAGTTTTATAGTAAATACAAAAAGTAGTAGTTATGATTTTTTAAACTCATTAAATGAACTTTCAAGTGAAATTGGAAAAGTAAAAATAGATGGATTAGATACAGCCAATGAAAATTTAGAAAATTTAAAGGAAAATATTAATAAAAAAATAGATGATTTTAAACATATCAAATCGCAAATAAAAAAATATTGCGATGATATCATTAATAACGCTTCGCCAAAAGGTTCGACAAAAACAGCTCTAAAAGAACATAACTCAACAATAAATCAAGCACAAAATTTAAAAAATCAAATAAATAAGCCTATTTATGAAGTTGTAAAAAATGACCTCATAAGAAGGGAAACTTTAAATTATAGAACATATTCTAAAATTTATACTGAACATTTAGGTGTTCTTTGGGATGATCTTAGAAAAAGCTTAAAAGAGTTTTTAAATGAGCTTGAAAAATATAAAATAACTGTATTTTTTAAAATTTTAAATCTTTATTTGCAAGTAAAAGATGATATAAATGTTAGATTAAACAAACTAAGTTTTAATGATTTAAGCACAAAAATTTATGAGCTAATTAGCCAAAAAGATATTTTAAATATGATTTATTTTAGGCTTGATGCAAGGGTTGAGCATATTTTAATCGATGAGTTTCAAGATACAAATGTTATGCAGTATCAAATACTTTTTCCTCTTATTGAAGAGATTGTTTCAGGGCTTGGGCAAAGTGGAATTGGAAGTTTTTTTTATGTTGGAGATATCAAACAAAGTATTTATAGGTTTCGTGGTGGCAAAAAAGAACTTTTTGAAAAACTGATGAGTGATTTTAAACAAATAAAAAAATCAGAACTCGATAGAAATTATAGAAGTGAAAAAGCTTTAGTTAAATTTGTAAATAGTATTTTTAAAAAACCTTTTGATGAAGTTTTGGGCTATAAAGATCAAATTCCATCTAAAAGCTACAATAAAGAAGAAAGAAAAAATATTAAAATTTTAAAACCTGAAAATTTTGATATTTTTGATGTGGAAAATGATGATTATGGGTATATAAAAGTTTTAAGCAGCGATGATGTCTTAGAAAGTGCAGTTAGTGAGGTTAAAAATCTACTTAATAAGGGAGTAAAAGAAGAAAATATCGCTATACTTTGCTGGAAAAATGACAACATTGATACTTTAAAATCTCTTTTAAAGCAAGAAAAAATTGAAGCAAATGGTATAGGAAATCAAAATTTATTTTCTATTCCTAAAATAAGAGCTATTTTAGAATATGCTAAGTTTTGTATAACAAATGAAGAAATTTATAAATTTAACACAGAAGAGCTTCTTGGTATAGAAGTTAAAAAACTAAACTTAAATTTACAAAAATCAACTACCCAAAATATATTATATCTGCTTAAAAAACTAGGGATAAATGCAGATAATGCAAACATTTTACACTTTATAGAAGAGTCAAAAAACTATGAAAACATTATAGAATTTGCCTTTAATAAAGATGAAAAAAATATTTCCTCTAGTGATAGCTTTGGTGTAAATTTGCTAACTGTTTTTAAATCAAAAGGTCTTCAGTTCAACCATGTTATTTTGTGTGATAAATTTCAAAAAGATAGAAATGATATATCAAATTTCATAAAAGAATATGATGTAGAAAACTCAAAATGGCAGATAAAATATAGGGTTAAAAATAGAGAATATTTAGATGAAGATTATAAAAATTTTATACAAAAATCAAAAAATCTCGACAAAGAAGAGGATTTAAACAAGCTTTATGTTGCATTCACAAGAGCAAAAAATTCATTTATTTTAATAAAGTCAAATAATTCAAATAGTTATTTTGGAGATAACAAACTTTTAGATATAAAGGATTTTGAATTTGGTGAAGTAATGGACTACGAGCTAGATAAAAATAAAGATGCTAAAAAAGAGGAAAAGAGTATAAATTTAGTAAAAATAAAACCTCAAAAAGTAGTAGCTATAAAAAAAGAAACTATACCAAATATCCACTCTGTCAAATTTGGTTTGGCTTTTCACTACGCTCTTGAAATGAGTGATTTTAATATAAAAAATTTAGATATTGCACTAACAAAATCAAAAAATAAATTTGCAAAATATCTAAAAGAAAATGACTTTGAGGATATAAAAAATAGATTAAAAAAATTATTTTTAGAAAAAAACTTTATAAATATTGTAAAAGATGCTGAAATTTTAAAAGAACAGCCTTTTAAGACAAGAGGAGAAATAAAGCAAATTGATCTTTTAGCTATAAAAAACAGTGAAATTTATATAGTTGATTACAAGAGTGCAGTTGGCTTTGAAGAAGAAAATAAAATACAAGTTTTAGAGTATAAAGAAATTGTTTCAAATTTTTATAAAAATAAAAATGTTAAAGCTTTTATATTTTATATCTTAAAAGATAAAATTTCACTCTTAGAAGTTTAA
- the rplM gene encoding 50S ribosomal protein L13 has product MTKITKPTEVKRDWIVIDATGKRFGRMLTEVATLLRGKHKPSYTPNVDCGDYVVIINASKAVYTGLNKGEDKLYHRHSGYFGSVKSEKFAELLEKNPVKLYNLAVRGMLPKTKLGKEMIKKLKVYEGSEHPHTAQTNKANKEGK; this is encoded by the coding sequence ATGACAAAAATTACAAAACCTACTGAGGTTAAACGCGATTGGATTGTTATAGATGCAACAGGTAAAAGATTTGGTAGAATGCTGACAGAAGTGGCTACCTTACTTAGAGGCAAACATAAGCCAAGTTACACTCCAAATGTTGATTGTGGTGATTATGTGGTTATAATAAATGCTTCAAAAGCAGTTTATACAGGACTAAACAAGGGTGAAGATAAACTTTATCATAGGCATTCAGGATATTTTGGAAGCGTAAAAAGCGAAAAATTTGCAGAACTTTTAGAAAAAAATCCTGTTAAACTTTATAACTTAGCAGTTAGAGGAATGCTTCCAAAAACAAAACTTGGAAAAGAGATGATAAAAAAACTTAAAGTTTATGAAGGAAGTGAGCATCCTCACACAGCACAAACAAATAAAGCAAATAAAGAAGGAAAATAA
- the rpsI gene encoding 30S ribosomal protein S9, whose protein sequence is MATVYATGKRKMAVAKVWVKPGSGKITVNDMDLNSWLGGLEATKLKVIQPLLITKQEKSMDIRAVAAGGGYNAQAEAVRHGISKALADMDGDFRAVLKPAGLLTRDSRVVERKKFGRRKARRSPQFSKR, encoded by the coding sequence ATGGCAACAGTTTATGCAACAGGCAAAAGGAAAATGGCAGTAGCAAAAGTGTGGGTTAAACCAGGAAGTGGTAAAATAACTGTTAATGATATGGATTTAAATTCATGGCTTGGTGGACTTGAAGCTACAAAACTTAAGGTTATTCAACCACTACTTATAACAAAACAAGAAAAATCAATGGATATAAGAGCTGTAGCAGCTGGCGGTGGTTATAATGCACAAGCTGAAGCTGTAAGACATGGTATTTCAAAAGCTTTAGCAGATATGGATGGTGATTTTAGAGCAGTATTAAAACCTGCCGGACTTTTAACAAGAGATAGTAGAGTTGTTGAAAGAAAGAAATTTGGTAGAAGAAAAGCTAGAAGAAGCCCACAATTTTCTAAGAGATAA
- a CDS encoding OmpA family protein gives MKKILLAVSLCASTALLANDADYHWELTPTVGGVLPEGNTGLKNSFTFGARIAKNLGNDVWLDQIELGYDRVSDFRVKGDDSYKPDLNSYFLNIVKDIYSFNDNFKLYGLLGGGYMDFSGGSDADTGFGQYGLGLKYYVTDNFATKLEVRDAITFDHGNHFMFYNLGFGVDFGKRAENVAPVVVAPIGDEDGDGVPDNIDKCPGTPAGVVVDEFGCEKVIRLNLGVHFAFDSAKVNDAAKKEIDKVTDYLNTTDNYKVLLEGHTDSTGNANYNQKLSERRANSVKNVLVNQGLEADRITTVGYGETQPLATNATKEGRAQNRRVDAKFRK, from the coding sequence ATGAAAAAAATATTACTTGCAGTTAGTTTATGTGCATCAACTGCGCTTTTAGCAAATGATGCTGATTATCACTGGGAGCTTACTCCAACAGTTGGCGGAGTTTTACCTGAGGGAAATACAGGTCTTAAAAATTCATTCACATTTGGCGCAAGAATAGCTAAAAATCTAGGAAATGATGTTTGGTTAGATCAAATTGAGCTTGGATATGATAGAGTAAGCGATTTTAGAGTTAAAGGTGATGATTCTTATAAGCCCGATTTAAATAGTTATTTTTTAAACATCGTTAAAGATATTTATAGTTTTAATGACAATTTTAAACTATATGGCTTATTAGGTGGTGGATATATGGATTTTAGCGGTGGAAGCGATGCTGATACAGGCTTTGGTCAATATGGTTTAGGTCTAAAATATTATGTAACAGATAACTTTGCTACAAAATTAGAAGTAAGAGATGCTATAACATTTGATCACGGTAATCATTTTATGTTCTATAACCTAGGCTTTGGTGTTGATTTTGGCAAGAGAGCAGAAAATGTTGCTCCTGTAGTTGTTGCTCCAATAGGCGATGAGGATGGCGATGGCGTTCCTGACAACATAGATAAATGTCCTGGCACTCCAGCAGGTGTTGTGGTTGATGAGTTTGGTTGCGAAAAAGTTATTAGATTAAATTTAGGTGTTCATTTTGCATTTGATAGTGCAAAAGTAAATGATGCAGCTAAAAAAGAGATTGACAAGGTAACTGATTATCTAAATACTACTGATAATTACAAAGTATTGCTTGAAGGACATACCGATAGCACAGGTAATGCAAACTACAATCAAAAACTATCAGAAAGAAGAGCTAATAGTGTTAAAAACGTATTGGTTAACCAAGGCTTAGAGGCAGATAGAATTACTACTGTTGGTTATGGCGAAACTCAACCACTTGCTACAAATGCAACAAAAGAGGGTCGTGCGCAAAACAGAAGAGTTGATGCTAAATTTAGAAAATAA
- a CDS encoding HAD family hydrolase, translated as MQKIILFDLDGTLIDSTKSILDGFKYAFDIHAKSYPGDDKVLNLIGHPLEFMFENLDVNKDMVDNFVLSYKKHYKSTYLNTTTLLPVAKKAILEANKFAILGVVTTKTSLYSKILLDELGVGEYFKVIIGRDDVTFPKPNAEPINKALSFMDQNISKNNIFMIGDTIMDLEAAKNANVNGIGLTCGYGKFDDLKNYSTNIFKTPLKAVLYIKNL; from the coding sequence ATGCAAAAAATTATATTATTTGATCTTGATGGGACACTTATTGATTCTACAAAATCCATATTAGATGGTTTTAAATATGCTTTTGATATTCATGCTAAATCTTATCCAGGTGATGATAAAGTTTTAAATTTGATTGGGCATCCACTTGAGTTTATGTTTGAAAATCTAGATGTTAACAAAGATATGGTTGATAATTTTGTTCTATCATACAAAAAACATTACAAATCAACTTATTTAAACACTACCACATTACTTCCAGTTGCAAAAAAAGCTATTTTAGAAGCCAATAAATTTGCTATTTTAGGAGTTGTAACTACTAAAACTTCTTTGTATTCTAAAATTTTACTTGATGAGCTTGGTGTTGGAGAGTATTTTAAAGTCATTATTGGAAGAGATGATGTAACTTTTCCAAAACCAAATGCAGAGCCTATAAATAAGGCATTAAGTTTTATGGATCAAAACATATCAAAAAATAATATTTTTATGATTGGTGATACTATAATGGATCTAGAAGCAGCCAAAAATGCTAATGTAAATGGCATAGGACTAACTTGTGGATATGGCAAATTTGATGATTTAAAAAACTATAGTACTAATATTTTCAAAACTCCACTAAAGGCTGTTTTATATATAAAAAATTTATAA
- the nifJ gene encoding pyruvate:ferredoxin (flavodoxin) oxidoreductase, whose translation MNNKITKTMDGNEAAAYASYAFTEVAGIYPITPSSPMADYTDVWASMGKKNIFGMPVKVVEMQSEAGAAGSVHGSLQVGALTTTYTASQGLLLKIPNMYKIAGQHLPCVIHVAARSLAAQALSIFGDHQDIYACRQTGFAMLASDSVQEVMDLAGVAHLSAIKGKVPFLHFFDGFRTSHEIQKVEVIDYSDFERLLDKDAVKEFRDNALNPNHPKTRGTAQNDDIYFQTRELSNRFYDELPDIVANYLKEISKITGRDYRPFNYYGEHDATRIIIAMGSVNQALEEVVDYLNKKGEKVGLIKVHLYRPFSLKYLFDVMPKSVQKIAVLDRTKEAGSIGEPLYLDVKAAFYGKDNSPLIVGGRYGLSSKDTDPAQLIAVFDELKKDNPKNGFTIGINDDVTHTSLKVGEKISLGNDDDIECLFYGLGADGTVGANKNSIKIIGDKTNLYAQAYFAYDSKKSGGYTRSHLRFGKKPIRSTYLVSNPHFVACSVASYLEIYDVIDGIRENGTFLLNSIWDAKETVEKLPNKVKKILALKNVNFFIINATKLAHDIGLGNRTNTIMQSAFFKLANIIPFDEAKNYMKEYAKKTYGKKGDKIIEMNYKAIDEGADKLIQVKVDKEWVNLEDEIKKEDFYKGSEFVENIVKPMNSARGDNLPVSAFLGYEDGSFEAGTTKYEKRGVGVTVPKWIKENCIQCNQCVYVCPHAVIRAFLLDEDEEAKANLSDDLLEAKGKELKGLKYKIQVSPLDCTGCELCAQNCPSKEKSLVMVPLEEELKKGEQEKADFLFENVKYKDDLMNKQSVKGIGFSRPYFEFHGACPGCGETPYITLLTRLYGDHLIIANATGCSSIYGGSAPSTPYTKDETGKGVAWANSLFEDNAEFGMGMKVANETIRHRIENIMLDNIDKVPNNLKALYNDWITNKFDFFKSNEISKTLVPILKQNQNIESVKEILNLKDYLPNISQWIIGGDGWAYDIGFGGLDHALASGENINILVLDTEVYSNTGGQSSKSSRTGSIAQFTASGKRMQKKDLGIMMMTYGNIFVAQINSNASQANTIKAIIAAEAYDGPSLIIAYSPCIAHGIKGGLGYSGNQAELATKCGYWPTYTYDPALIKEGKNPLKLTSKEPNFDLYEEFLLNETRYNALKKINPDHAKELFERNRLDAIRRYKQLKRLSNADYSDELV comes from the coding sequence ATGAATAATAAAATAACAAAAACAATGGATGGAAACGAAGCAGCGGCATACGCATCATACGCTTTTACTGAAGTTGCTGGAATTTATCCAATAACCCCAAGTTCTCCAATGGCTGATTACACAGATGTTTGGGCAAGTATGGGTAAAAAAAATATTTTTGGAATGCCTGTTAAAGTTGTGGAAATGCAAAGTGAAGCTGGTGCTGCTGGCTCAGTTCATGGCTCACTTCAAGTAGGAGCTTTGACAACAACTTACACAGCATCACAAGGGCTTTTACTTAAGATCCCAAATATGTATAAAATAGCAGGACAACATCTTCCTTGTGTTATACATGTTGCAGCTAGATCTTTGGCAGCTCAAGCACTTTCTATATTTGGAGATCACCAAGATATTTATGCCTGTAGACAAACAGGTTTTGCAATGTTAGCAAGTGATAGTGTGCAAGAGGTTATGGACTTAGCAGGAGTTGCACATCTTTCAGCTATTAAGGGTAAGGTTCCATTTTTGCATTTTTTTGATGGTTTTAGAACAAGCCATGAAATTCAAAAAGTTGAAGTTATTGATTATAGCGATTTTGAAAGACTTTTAGATAAAGATGCAGTAAAAGAATTTAGGGATAATGCTCTAAATCCTAACCATCCAAAAACAAGAGGAACTGCACAAAATGATGATATTTATTTTCAAACAAGAGAGCTATCAAACAGATTTTATGATGAACTTCCCGATATTGTGGCTAATTATTTAAAAGAAATTTCAAAAATTACTGGAAGAGATTATAGACCATTTAATTACTACGGGGAGCATGATGCAACTCGTATTATCATAGCTATGGGTTCAGTTAATCAAGCATTAGAAGAAGTTGTTGATTATTTAAATAAAAAAGGTGAAAAAGTAGGCCTTATAAAAGTTCATCTTTATAGACCATTTAGTTTAAAATATCTTTTTGATGTTATGCCAAAAAGTGTTCAAAAAATAGCAGTATTAGATCGCACAAAAGAGGCAGGTAGCATTGGCGAGCCACTTTATTTGGATGTTAAAGCAGCATTTTATGGCAAGGATAACTCACCATTAATAGTAGGTGGAAGATACGGGCTTAGTTCAAAAGATACTGATCCAGCACAACTTATAGCAGTATTTGATGAGTTAAAAAAAGATAATCCTAAAAATGGATTTACAATTGGAATTAACGATGATGTAACTCATACTTCTCTTAAAGTTGGAGAAAAAATATCGCTTGGAAATGATGATGACATAGAGTGCTTGTTTTATGGGCTTGGGGCTGATGGAACAGTTGGGGCAAATAAAAACTCTATTAAGATAATTGGAGATAAAACTAATCTTTATGCACAGGCATATTTTGCTTATGATAGTAAAAAATCAGGCGGATATACAAGAAGTCATTTAAGATTTGGTAAAAAGCCTATTAGATCAACATATCTTGTATCAAACCCACACTTTGTTGCCTGTTCAGTTGCTTCATATTTGGAAATTTATGATGTTATTGATGGTATTAGAGAAAATGGAACTTTTCTTTTAAATTCAATTTGGGATGCCAAAGAAACAGTTGAAAAATTACCAAATAAAGTTAAAAAAATATTAGCTTTAAAAAATGTAAATTTCTTTATTATAAATGCTACAAAATTAGCTCACGACATTGGTCTTGGAAATAGAACAAATACTATTATGCAATCAGCATTTTTTAAACTTGCAAATATCATACCTTTTGATGAAGCAAAAAACTATATGAAAGAGTATGCTAAAAAAACTTATGGTAAAAAAGGCGATAAAATAATTGAGATGAACTATAAGGCAATTGATGAAGGAGCAGATAAACTAATTCAAGTAAAAGTTGATAAAGAATGGGTAAATTTAGAAGATGAGATAAAAAAAGAAGACTTTTATAAAGGAAGTGAATTTGTAGAAAACATTGTAAAACCAATGAATTCTGCAAGAGGTGATAATTTGCCAGTATCAGCTTTTTTGGGTTATGAGGATGGAAGTTTTGAAGCAGGAACTACAAAGTATGAAAAAAGAGGTGTTGGTGTAACTGTTCCAAAATGGATAAAAGAAAATTGTATTCAGTGCAATCAATGCGTCTATGTATGTCCACATGCTGTTATAAGGGCTTTTTTGCTTGATGAAGATGAAGAAGCTAAAGCAAATTTAAGTGATGATTTGCTTGAAGCAAAAGGCAAGGAATTAAAAGGATTAAAATACAAAATTCAAGTAAGCCCACTTGATTGTACTGGCTGTGAGCTATGTGCTCAAAACTGTCCAAGTAAAGAAAAATCTTTAGTAATGGTTCCTTTAGAAGAAGAGCTTAAAAAAGGAGAGCAAGAAAAAGCAGATTTTTTATTCGAAAATGTAAAATATAAAGATGATTTAATGAATAAACAAAGCGTTAAAGGTATTGGTTTTTCAAGACCTTATTTTGAATTTCATGGAGCATGTCCAGGATGTGGCGAAACGCCGTATATTACGCTTTTAACTAGACTTTATGGAGATCATTTGATAATTGCCAATGCAACTGGTTGTAGCTCTATATATGGTGGTTCAGCTCCTTCAACCCCATATACTAAAGATGAAACTGGAAAAGGTGTAGCATGGGCAAATTCGCTTTTTGAAGACAATGCTGAGTTTGGTATGGGCATGAAAGTAGCAAATGAAACTATTAGGCATAGAATTGAAAATATAATGCTTGATAATATTGATAAAGTCCCAAATAATTTAAAAGCTTTATATAATGATTGGATTACAAATAAATTTGACTTTTTTAAATCAAATGAAATTTCAAAAACATTAGTTCCTATTTTAAAACAAAATCAAAATATTGAAAGTGTTAAAGAAATTTTAAATTTAAAAGACTATTTGCCAAATATTTCCCAATGGATTATCGGAGGTGATGGTTGGGCGTATGATATTGGTTTTGGTGGACTCGATCATGCGCTAGCAAGTGGAGAAAATATAAATATTTTAGTTCTTGATACAGAGGTCTATTCAAATACTGGCGGACAAAGTTCGAAATCTTCAAGGACTGGATCTATTGCACAATTCACAGCTTCTGGAAAAAGAATGCAAAAAAAAGATTTGGGCATTATGATGATGACTTATGGAAATATTTTTGTTGCACAAATTAACTCAAATGCCTCACAAGCAAATACAATAAAGGCAATTATTGCAGCTGAAGCTTATGATGGACCTAGCTTAATTATAGCATATAGCCCATGTATTGCTCATGGTATAAAAGGCGGACTTGGATATTCTGGAAATCAGGCAGAACTTGCCACAAAATGTGGATATTGGCCAACCTATACTTATGATCCTGCTTTGATTAAAGAGGGTAAGAACCCTTTAAAACTAACTTCAAAAGAACCAAATTTTGACCTTTATGAAGAGTTTTTACTAAACGAAACAAGATACAACGCTCTTAAAAAGATAAATCCAGATCATGCAAAAGAGCTTTTTGAAAGAAATAGGCTTGATGCCATAAGAAGATACAAACAACTAAAGCGTCTTAGCAATGCTGATTATAGCGACGAGCTAGTTTAA
- a CDS encoding DUF2325 domain-containing protein — MSVLVIGADEITPIKAVLKDLGASKIEHWDARNENRVNRKSIPQDVECVVMLTSFLNHNTMKKIKSDVKKRKIPLVCAKRSVSCVFCEFCKIFNLNKEFCSQTGC, encoded by the coding sequence ATGTCAGTTTTAGTCATAGGAGCTGATGAAATAACACCTATTAAAGCTGTTTTAAAAGATCTTGGAGCTAGTAAGATAGAGCACTGGGATGCTAGAAATGAAAACAGAGTTAACAGAAAGTCAATTCCTCAAGATGTTGAATGTGTGGTTATGTTAACTTCATTTTTAAATCACAATACTATGAAAAAAATTAAAAGTGATGTTAAGAAAAGAAAAATTCCTTTAGTTTGCGCTAAAAGAAGTGTGAGCTGTGTATTTTGTGAGTTTTGTAAAATTTTTAATTTAAATAAAGAATTTTGTTCACAAACTGGTTGCTAA
- the fldA gene encoding flavodoxin FldA, translated as MSLAIVYGSSMGNTENAANLICEKLGIKADVLDVANTSVDTINGYDKLICGTSTWNNGDMQDDWDSFDFASLKLSGKTVAVFGVGDSQGYSDEFCNGMAKLFNELKNAGANLVGEISTDGYSFDESEALNNNGNFVGLALDYDNEEEMNEQRIDSWIKIIKPLFS; from the coding sequence ATGAGTTTGGCGATAGTTTATGGAAGTTCAATGGGAAATACTGAAAATGCAGCAAACCTAATATGTGAAAAACTAGGCATAAAAGCTGATGTTTTGGATGTGGCAAACACAAGTGTAGATACAATAAATGGTTATGATAAATTAATCTGTGGTACTTCTACTTGGAATAATGGCGATATGCAAGATGATTGGGATAGTTTTGATTTTGCTTCACTAAAGCTTAGCGGAAAAACTGTAGCTGTTTTTGGCGTAGGAGATAGTCAGGGTTATAGTGATGAGTTTTGCAATGGTATGGCTAAGCTTTTCAATGAACTTAAAAATGCAGGAGCTAATTTAGTTGGAGAGATAAGCACTGATGGATATAGCTTTGATGAAAGTGAGGCTTTAAATAATAATGGTAACTTTGTTGGTTTAGCTCTTGATTATGATAACGAAGAGGAAATGAACGAGCAAAGGATTGATAGTTGGATCAAAATTATAAAACCTCTGTTTTCTTAG
- the trpA gene encoding tryptophan synthase subunit alpha, with translation MDKIKESFDKKLKNGKKANIGYIVAGYPDLNYTKELINNLDKCSIDILELGIPYTDPLADGKVIFDASFKACQNDVNTDKVFEMLRECKTNKCLVFLVYYNLIFCYGLENFVKKAKEVGISGLIVPDLPCEESDELFEICKKYEISLIPLISITSEYRLKKLLEKSSGFIYAIGSIGVTGGKQTPISRLKNMISDIKKASDLPIAVGFGIRTNEDVKLTKTYADGVIVGTSIVKLLNKFSVEEALVRIDEIFKD, from the coding sequence ATGGATAAAATAAAAGAGTCTTTTGACAAAAAATTAAAAAATGGCAAAAAAGCAAATATTGGTTATATAGTTGCTGGATATCCAGATTTAAACTATACAAAAGAACTTATTAATAATCTTGATAAGTGTTCAATTGACATTCTTGAACTTGGTATTCCATACACCGATCCTTTAGCTGATGGCAAAGTCATATTTGATGCAAGCTTTAAGGCTTGTCAAAATGATGTAAATACTGATAAAGTATTTGAAATGCTAAGAGAATGTAAAACTAATAAATGCTTAGTTTTTTTAGTTTATTATAATTTAATTTTTTGCTATGGGTTAGAAAATTTCGTAAAAAAAGCAAAAGAGGTAGGCATTAGCGGTCTTATAGTTCCAGATCTTCCTTGTGAGGAAAGCGATGAGCTTTTTGAAATTTGTAAAAAATATGAAATTAGCTTAATTCCACTTATAAGCATAACGTCAGAATACAGATTAAAAAAACTTTTAGAAAAATCGAGTGGATTTATATATGCAATTGGCTCAATTGGCGTAACAGGTGGCAAACAAACCCCAATAAGCAGACTAAAAAATATGATATCTGATATTAAAAAAGCGAGCGATTTGCCAATTGCTGTTGGATTTGGTATAAGAACAAATGAAGATGTAAAACTAACTAAAACGTATGCTGATGGAGTTATAGTAGGAACATCTATAGTTAAACTTTTAAACAAATTTAGTGTGGAAGAAGCTTTAGTAAGAATTGATGAAATTTTTAAGGATTAA